Proteins encoded by one window of Sorex araneus isolate mSorAra2 chromosome 3, mSorAra2.pri, whole genome shotgun sequence:
- the TMEM101 gene encoding transmembrane protein 101 codes for MASKVGSRRWMLQLLMQAGAALLTRCPFWDCFSQLMLYAERAEARRKPDIPVPYLYFDIGAAVLCASFMSFGVKRRWFALGAALQLAISTYAAYVGGYVHYGDWLKVRMYSRTVAIIGGFLVLASGAGELYRRKPRSRSLQSTGQVFLGIYLICVAYSLQHSKEDRLAYLNHLPGGELTIQLFFVLYGILALAFLSGYYVTLAAQILAILLPPVMLLIDGNVAYWHNTRRVEFWNQMKLLGENVGIFGAAVILATDG; via the exons ATGGCGTCCAAGGTGGGCTCGCGACGGTGGATGCTGCAGCTGCTCATGCAGGCGGGCGCGGCGCTGCTCACGCGCTGCCCGTTCTGGGACTGCTTCAGCCAGCTCATGCTGTACGCCGAGCGGGCCGAGGCGCGCCG GAAGCCCGACATCCCGGTGCCCTACCTGTACTTCGACATCGGGGCGGCCGTGCTGTGCGCCAGCTTCATGTCCTTCGGGGTGAAGCGGCGCTGGTTCGCGCTCGGGGCCGCCCTGCAGCTGGCCATCAGCACCTACGCCGCCTACGTCGGGGGCTACGTCCACTACGGGGACTGGCTGAAG GTCCGCATGTACTCACGCACCGTAGCCATCATCGGTGGCTTCCTGGTGCTGGCCAGCGGCGCCGGGGAGTTGTACCGCCGGAAGCCCCGTAGCCGCTCGCTGCAGTCCACGGGCCAGGTGTTCCTGGGCATCTACCTCATCTGCGTG GCCTACTCGCTGCAGCACAGCAAGGAGGACCGGCTGGCGTATCTGAACCACCTCCCCGGCGGGGAGCTGACGATCCAGCTCTTCTTTGTGCTCTACGGCATCCTGGCCCTGGCTTTCCTCTCGGGCTACTACGTGACCCTGGCCGCCCAGATCCTCGCCATCCTGCTGCCCCCGGTCATGCTGCTCATCGATGGCAACGTCGCCTACTGGCACAACACGCGGCGTGTGGAGTTTTGGAATCAGATGAAGCTCCTGGGAGAGAATGTGGGCATCTTCGGGGCCGCTGTCATCCTGGCCACGGATGGCTGA